One genomic window of Plasmodium coatneyi strain Hackeri chromosome 12, complete sequence includes the following:
- a CDS encoding 60S ribosome subunit biogenesis protein NIP7-like protein, translating into MRPLNDNETMMVFKKLSKYVGNNLLSMLSYNNEEYVLRLHRSSVYFVRAELAKQAEAIINKNSLISLGICLGKFTKANNFFIKITSLSFLNEFCIHKIWLKESGEKNFLFGNNVLKSHLLKVSDNIKKGDGIIVLSMNDSPIGFGISIRNTQDIKILNVTDIVLIHQGDVGEYLRSEATI; encoded by the exons atgaggCCCCTCAACGATAACGAGACGATGATGGTGTTTAAGAAGCTGTCGAAATA CGTCGGAAATAACCTGTTGAGCATGCTGTCCTACAACAACGAGGAGTACGTATTAAGGTTGCACAGGTCAAGCGTGTACTTCGTTCG AGCTGAACTGGCCAAACAAGCCGAGgcaataataaataaaaattcattG ATATCCCTCGGAATATGCCTCGGGAAATTCACGAAAGCGAATAactttttcataaaaattaCGTCCCTgtcatttttaaatgaattttGTATTCACAAAATTTGGCTGAAGGAATCTGGGGAGAAGAACTTTTTATTTGGCAATAACGTATTGAAG AGTCATCTGCTAAAAGTTAGCgacaatataaaaaagggagacgGAATTATCGTCCTCTCAATGAACGACAGCCCCATAGGCTTTGGCATATCCATAAGGAACACCCAGGAcatcaaaattttaaatgttaCTGATATTGTTCTAATTCACCAG GGGGACGTGGGTGAGTACTTAAGGAGCGAAGCAACCATATAA
- a CDS encoding AP2 family has protein sequence MDEVVNADQTFNRAVMPMEGKVVSNDGSNKVSNILNTAASRTMGGAMGSGFLGSMNGVVGNPMNSPVVGPMNHNIINAMGTGRTSSLNSMSNILGRGNRNNKSASNNSGSNNSGTKMGPMKSSPSNDPSVLANNLVNTVVNTVVNTMSNGNHSVVNHSVGNHNVGNHSVGNHSVGNLGNSPMTNGSNNPPGKGPTPQPGTGQVVKKKVGRPKGTTSANKVIKKEEKVSTSSSGYPGVSWNKRMCAWLAFFYDGASRRSRTFHPKHFNMDKEKARLSAVEFMKSLENNGRKKSTKGKGSRSKAKQLNEEIIPGMMSNDMASSLNSRAPNGTSIPMHLMSLNRGFYMQNMNRNFNLPGMSSGDRSNISSTYNSLGNTSNLGGMQDPGGIYIHNGGAPAHAMFGGNMHMLGSVKSNANGGTGCSNGGNNGASNGSGSGNNMLYLNDLMFHSNVMQTGNPSGGVNVNFVDRNLSNNNAISELLKMEESLGLHNKDVETLMNALFRQNYNMNIGMANMDKHQYLNSSGKNSTTGRGGMKTSSSNSTNGVNSIGNSNPPNSNNATNSMNGNSSQGAHLYLSNRGLGDVFENGNESNNGISMANMVNLPNVGNLPNYYDYNFEPYRGNMPPHLIDMVHRLNNDMKEDGKSGGVSGGDNRSDEMNELNFLTTDNAAWINQLKQSQNNLCNNINSNPCDLCDSGSSSPEPNMGKKIDMGIRKKAANNILRMSNRKSEMVDSGATTAARHVNGDGSGSDNASGNGNGNNGSANFDMNSNSPCDCAPHLRNQKKHYCMYYNEANSNATNDDSYNFMAPWNGNKANSSNNRMNGLDSNNENAIDSTHHASKGASNNSTINMGNPNSVILSMSTNNNQINSLAQNATNLAGNIEMNPKQSSHSSSAFSGTPNIQDLQKKLHFQTQSGVSTSAPDLQNALQRAKQVNNFAQKGLTSSNNNGATNNNASGGNNIGGSNPVNVTSNETTAYKKRGPKDSRKSLLPPEAVAPSTAGSSHAMNTQSLQNGKKNEINLDFADQNSICSKLSSIINFEWLSSDAKTLPNRNNEDVFDNGDA, from the coding sequence atggatgAAGTTGTGAATGCAGATCAGACGTTTAATCGGGCAGTTATGCCGATGGAGGGGAAGGTAGTATCAAACGATGGCAGTAACAAAGTGAGTAACATTTTGAATACGGCGGCATCCCGCACTATGGGAGGAGCGATGGGAAGCGGGTTTCTTGGCAGCATGAACGGTGTGGTTGGCAACCCGATGAACAGCCCCGTTGTCGGCCCTATGAATCACAATATCATAAACGCAATGGGCACTGGAAGGACGAGCAGCTTGAACAGCATGAGTAATATCCTTGGAAGAGGTAATAGGAACAACAAGAGTGCGAGCAACAACAGCGGGAGCAACAACAGCGGGACGAAAATGGGCCCGATGAAGAGCTCACCAAGTAATGACCCCAGCGTTTTAGCCAACAATTTGGTGAACACTGTGGTGAACACGGTGGTGAATACCATGTCGAATGGCAACCACAGCGTTGTCAATCACAGTGTTGGCAATCACAACGTTGGTAATCACAGTGTTGGCAATCACAGCGTTGGCAATCTGGGAAATAGCCCTATGACCAATGGAAGTAACAACCCCCCAGGAAAAGGCCCCACCCCCCAGCCTGGAACGGGCCAagtggtgaagaagaaagtagGAAGGCCCAAAGGAACCACTTCTGCAAATAaagttataaaaaaggaagaaaaggtttCGACGTCTTCGTCCGGCTACCCAGGGGTCAGTTGGAATAAGAGGATGTGTGCCTGGTTAGCCTTCTTCTATGATGGAGCATCCAGAAGAAGTAGGACTTTTCACCCCAAGCACTTTAACATGGACAAGGAAAAGGCCCGACTATCAGCCGTAGAATTTATGAAATCGTTAGAAAATAACggtagaaaaaaatcaacaaaAGGTAAAGGAAGTAGGAGTAAAGCAAAGCaattaaatgaagaaattatcCCAGGGATGATGAGTAACGACATGGCAAGCAGCTTAAATAGCAGAGCCCCCAATGGCACTTCAATCCCTATGCACCTAATGTCATTGAACCGCGGGTTCTATATGCAGAACATGAATAGAAATTTCAACCTCCCAGGGATGTCCTCAGGTGATAGAAGTAATATTAGTAGTACGTACAACTCGTTAGGTAACACGTCAAATTTAGGAGGCATGCAAGACCCAGGGGgaatttatatacataatggAGGAGCTCCCGCCCACGCCATGTTTGGAGGGAACATGCACATGTTGGGCAGTGTCAAAAGTAACGCAAACGGTGGTACTGGTTGTAGCAATGGTGGAAATAACGGTGCAAGTAACGGCAGTGGCAGTGGTAATAATATGCTCTACCTGAACGACTTGATGTTCCATTCGAATGTTATGCAGACGGGAAATCCTTCCGGGGGTGTAAATGTAAACTTCGTCGATAGAAATTTGAGCAATAACAACGCCATCAGTGagcttttaaaaatggaagaaagttTAGGATTGCATAATAAAGACGTGGAAACTTTAATGAATGCACTTTTTAGACAAAACTATAATATGAACATAGGTATGGCCAACATGGATAAGCATCAGTACCTAAACAGTAGTGGGAAGAACAGTACTACTGGGCGGGGTGGTATGAAGACATCTTCTTCGAACAGTACAAACGGGGTGAACTCTATTGGGAATAGCAACCCCCCCAACAGTAACAACGCGACCAATTCGATGAACGGCAATTCGTCCCAAGGGGCGCATTTATATTTGTCCAATCGTGGATTAGGTGATGTTTTTGAAAATGGGAACGAATCCAATAATGGGATCAGCATGGCAAACATGGTGAACCTACCCAACGTGGGCAATTTGCCAAATTATTATGACTACAATTTTGAGCCATATCGAGGGAATATGCCTCCTCATTTGATCGACATGGTGCATCGGTTAAACAACGACATGAAGGAGGATGGGAAAAGTGGCGGAGTGAGTGGAGGGGATAACCGAAGTGACGAAATGAATGAGTTAAATTTCCTTACCACGGATAACGCCGCTTGGATTAACCAACTGAAACAATCGCAAAATAACCTGTGCAACAATATAAATAGCAACCCCTGTGATTTATGTGATTCAGGCAGTTCCTCGCCTGAGCCTAATATGGGTAAGAAGATAGACATGGGTATCCGGAAAAAAGCAGCGAATAATATTCTCAGAATGTCTAACCGGAAGAGTGAGATGGTGGACTCTGGTGCCACTACGGCTGCACGCCATGTCAACGGTGATGGTAGTGGCAGCGATAACGCAAGCGGGAATGGCAATGGAAATAACGGCAGTGCCAACTTTGACATGAATAGTAATTCGCCCTGCGATTGTGCACCCCACCTGAGGAATCAGAAGAAGCACTACTGCATGTATTACAACGAAGCCAATTCGAACGCCACGAATGACGACAGTTACAATTTTATGGCACCATGGAATGGCAATAAAGCCAACTCGAGTAACAACCGAATGAATGGCTTGGACAGTAATAATGAGAACGCTATTGATAGCACCCATCATGCATCTAAGGGCGCTTCGAATAATAGTACGATAAACATGGGAAACCCCAACAGTGTCATCCTTTCCATGTCAACAAATAATAACCAGATAAATTCTCTTGCACAAAATGCAACAAATCTGGCAGGGAACATCGAAATGAACCCCAAACAAAGTTCCCACTCTTCATCTGCCTTTTCTGGCACACCTAATATACAAGACTTGCAGAAGAAGCTGCATTTTCAGACCCAGTCAGGTGTCAGTACATCTGCGCCAGATTTGCAGAATGCACTACAAAGGGCCAAGCAGGTGAATAACTTTGCGCAAAAGGGTCTTACCAGTAGTAACAACAATGGTGCCACGAACAACAACGCTAGTGGTGGTAACAATATTGGAGGCTCAAATCCTGTTAATGTTACTTCCAATGAAACAACTGCGTATAAGAAAAGGGGACCAAAGGATAGCCGGAAGAGCTTGTTACCCCCGGAGGCGGTGGCACCATCGACAGCGGGATCTTCACATGCCATGAACACACAGTCGTTGcagaacggaaaaaaaaacgagatAAACCTGGATTTCGCCGACCAGAACAGTATATGTAGCAAGCTAAGTAGCATAATCAATTTCGAGTGGCTCAGCTCCGACGCGAAGACACTTCCGAATAGGAATAATGAGGACGTGTTCGATAACGGAGATGCGTGA